TTAATTTCCAGCCGGAACGGTTTGTTGTAAGCCAGTACGGCAACCTTCGGTTTCTGTGTGGCATCTTCGAGCACACCAACATAGACCAGATCGCCGGCCGTGACGTCCGTGTCTGTAGTGGGTTGCATCACCTGGAACCCGATAAACACGGCAAGACCTAATGACAACATGCCATTACCCAGAGCCAAGGGCCGCCAGACACTTAAGTTCTGCCACCAGGATGTTTTTGTTTGCGACGTAGGTTGCGACGTGGATCGCGACTCGGGGGCAGCAATTTTCTGCATAAGCGTGTCGAGCACCCGTGGTGGCGGTTCTATTTCAGGCGTTTGCGCATTCAGCGGTACGAGCACTTCCTGCCACTTCACCACCAGGCGTTGCGCCTCCGGGTTTTCGTTCATCAGTTGTTTAAAGCGTTCGAGATCGGTGCCGGATAGGCTGCCCAGCGCATATTCTGCGGCCAGCATTTCGATGTCTGACATTTCCTGATCGCTCATATCTTCAGGCACTCCCGAATACTGGCCAGCCCACGACGCACCCAGGTTTTCACCGTGCCCAAGGGCCATTTACCCTGTTGGGAAACTTCGGATGCCGTGAAGCCCTGGTGATAAACCATCAGCAGGCACTTCTGTTGATCTTCATTTAATAACTCCATGCAATTCATCAATCGATTGAGTTCATCGTCGGCTTCCGAGTCACCGCTATGGCTGACTGTGTCCTCCAACTCATCCGTCCATTCCGTGTGATCGGCTTCTTGCCTGGAGGTACTGGCTCTTAACATATCAAGTGACTGATTACGCACGATATTGATCAGCCAGGTCATGGGCCTGCCGCGCTGAACATTGTAATCCGCCGCGTAGCGCCAGATCTTTAAGCAGGCTTCCTGCAGCGCCTCTTCGGCTCTGGCCTCTTGCTTCAATATACGCAGGGCAACGCCAAAAAGTTTCGCGGAAGTGAGTTGGTAGAGTGTTTTAAAGGCATCCTGATCCTTCAGCGCACATTGGGCGATGAGCTGAAGTAAGCGATCCTGACTGTCTATAGATTGATCAAGCATGGGGTACCAGATAGATACGTGAATCACCGAACTTTATCAGACAGATCAACGGGGTTCAACGGATGCTCCAGTTGAATTCAGCTCATTCCTAAAAATTTTGAATCCATCCTGCGGGTTTCTGCGTAAGTGGGAATGACATGCAGAAACTTAACACACGCGCTCTAGCGAGCGCGCACAGGATGAGATCAAAACAATGGCTATCGAAAAATACAATGCTCGTTTTGAGCGACTCGATGAACTGGAGCAAACCTTATGCTGCTTCTTTAATCACATGGGTGACCGGCCTTATGTCGAACCGTTCTTCGCAATAATCAGTCGCCTTGGCAATGGCGTGTTCTGGTATGTTTTGATGACAATTATTCCAATTGCCGATTCCGTTAATGGCCCAATCGCCAGTCTGCATATGGCGGCCGTTGGGCTGGTCTGCGTGGTGTTTTACAAGGTACTAAAAAATAAGCTGGTACGACAACGCCCTTATTTGAAGTGGAACAATATCCGTCGCGGAACAGCTCCGCTTGACTTATACAGCTTCCCCTCCGGTCATACCTTGCATGCGGTCGCGTTTACCATGGTTGCCCTGGCTTATTATCCGCTACTTGCTCCATTACTGGTTTCCATGACGCTGCTTATTGCCTTGTCGCGAGTGGTTCTCGGTCTGCACTATCCTAGCGATGTGCTCGTTGGTGCCATCATCGGGGCCGCCGTCGCCTTGCTCAGCTTTTGCTTCTAACCCGACCTTACAGGAACTTATTCTCATGCACATTTTAATGATAACGGACGTCTACTTTCCTCGGGTAAACGGTGTGTCTACCTCTATCAAGACTTATAGAGCCGCACTGCAGGCAAAGGGCCATAAAGTTACCGTCATTGCACCGGACTATGGCAAGACCACCGACGATGAAGCAGGGATCATCAGAATACCCTCACGCGGACTACCGCTGGACAAAGAAGACAGAATGATGAAGGCGCACCATATCTATCGTCTGGTTAAGCAATTGCAAAGGATGGACATCGATATTATTCACATCCAGACACCGTTTGTTGCCCATTACGCAGGATTGAAGCTGGCGCGCATTCTCGGCGTGCCCAAGGTCGAGAGCTACCATACCTTTTTTGAAGAATATCTGTACCACTATGTTCCTTTTCTCCCCAAACCTTTGATGAAAAGTGTGGCTCGCCGTTTTTCCAAGTCACAGTGCAACAGTGTTGATGCCATCGTTGTACCATCAAGCGCCATGTTAGAGGCCCTTCGTGGCTACGGTGTTGAGGCAACAGCTGAGATTATTCCGACCGGCCTGAACCTGCGCCGATTCAAGGGCGGTGACGGCGCGGCCTTTCGTAACAAGTACGGTATCGAAAAGGATCGACCGCTGCTGCTTAATGTAGGACGGGTGGCCCATGAAAAAAACATCGATTTCCTGATTCATGCGCTGCAAGAGGTTACAAAGGCAATTCCCGACATCCTGCTTGTGATCGTGGGCGAGGGACCTGCCGAAAAACATCTGCATGCGCTGGTTAAGGAGCGGGGCTTGCAAGCGAATGTCCGCTTTATCGGCTACCTGGACAGAGACACGGAATTGAAGGACTGCTATTGCGCCGGTGATATTTTCGTCTTTGCTTCCAGAACGGAAACACAGGGACTGGTCTTGTTGGAAGCCATGGCCCTGGGTGTGCCGGTGATTTCGACGGCGGTTATGGGTACCCGCGATATTATTGAACCGGAAATGGGTGCTATCCATGCGCTGGAGGAGGTTTTCGACTTCAGTACAAAGATCGTTTCAACTATTAAAGATGAGAAGCTTCTGGCATCGCTATCCGAAGATGCTCAGCAGTTTTCACAAGGCTGGTCAGAACAGTGCTTCACCCGAAAGATGCTTGGCTTTTATAGTGACGTTATCGCCAAGCATGAGGCGCATTGCGCCACCGATATGGTGAGGGAGCACATCTGAACATGTTTATTGATTCGCTCCTACGACCGTGTTTTTTGTTTGCCATATTGTAGCCTGGATGAAACGAATGGAATCCGGGAGTCCCCGTATTTCTTCACAGTCTCTACGCTACATACGGGCTACGCGTCCTCTCTTTTCCTTTCCCTTTTTCTTTTCACTTTCTCGCAACGCTTGAATCCATTCTGAGGATTGTTGCGTATGTGTTAGTAACAAGGCCGCGAACATAGCGGCCGGTAAGGATTTTAACACTTTAAAGAGGAATGAATTCGATGAACAAAACTGAACCTGCAGTGCAAAGAGTAGTACTCATGCCGGGCCTATGGACCAGCGGCTATTTTATGACGTTCCTGGCGCGCGCTATGCGAAAAGCGGGTTTTGCAGTCTCCATATTCTCTTGCCCCTACGTGCGCTGTTCGGTGGAATCCAATATGGACGCCCTG
This genomic stretch from Gammaproteobacteria bacterium harbors:
- a CDS encoding sigma-70 family RNA polymerase sigma factor is translated as MLDQSIDSQDRLLQLIAQCALKDQDAFKTLYQLTSAKLFGVALRILKQEARAEEALQEACLKIWRYAADYNVQRGRPMTWLINIVRNQSLDMLRASTSRQEADHTEWTDELEDTVSHSGDSEADDELNRLMNCMELLNEDQQKCLLMVYHQGFTASEVSQQGKWPLGTVKTWVRRGLASIRECLKI
- a CDS encoding glycosyltransferase, whose translation is MSTSIKTYRAALQAKGHKVTVIAPDYGKTTDDEAGIIRIPSRGLPLDKEDRMMKAHHIYRLVKQLQRMDIDIIHIQTPFVAHYAGLKLARILGVPKVESYHTFFEEYLYHYVPFLPKPLMKSVARRFSKSQCNSVDAIVVPSSAMLEALRGYGVEATAEIIPTGLNLRRFKGGDGAAFRNKYGIEKDRPLLLNVGRVAHEKNIDFLIHALQEVTKAIPDILLVIVGEGPAEKHLHALVKERGLQANVRFIGYLDRDTELKDCYCAGDIFVFASRTETQGLVLLEAMALGVPVISTAVMGTRDIIEPEMGAIHALEEVFDFSTKIVSTIKDEKLLASLSEDAQQFSQGWSEQCFTRKMLGFYSDVIAKHEAHCATDMVREHI
- a CDS encoding phosphatase PAP2 family protein; translation: MAIEKYNARFERLDELEQTLCCFFNHMGDRPYVEPFFAIISRLGNGVFWYVLMTIIPIADSVNGPIASLHMAAVGLVCVVFYKVLKNKLVRQRPYLKWNNIRRGTAPLDLYSFPSGHTLHAVAFTMVALAYYPLLAPLLVSMTLLIALSRVVLGLHYPSDVLVGAIIGAAVALLSFCF